A DNA window from Aspergillus nidulans FGSC A4 chromosome I contains the following coding sequences:
- a CDS encoding U6 snRNA-associated Sm-like protein LSm4 (transcript_id=CADANIAT00006789) produces MLPLGLLTAAQGHPMLVELKNGETLNGHLANCDNWMNLILREVVQTSPEGDRFFKLPEVYVRGNNIKYLRIPEEIIDMVKEQQQNQSQNRNRGPRDGGRGDRGGRGGRGRGRGRGRGGN; encoded by the exons ATG CTCCCCCTAGGTCTTCTAACAGCCGCTCAAGGCCACCCGATGCTCGTCGAGCTCAAGAACGGCGAAACTCTGAACGGCCACCTTGCCAACTGTGACAACTGGATGAATTTAATACTCAGAGAGGTCGTCCAAACGAGCCCCGAGGGAGACCGTTTTTTCAAGCTGCCTGAAGTCTATGTCCGCGGGAACAAC ATCAAATATCTGCGAATTCCAGAAGAAATCATCGATATGGTTaaggaacagcagcaaaaccAGTCTCAGAATCGCAACCGCGGGCCTCGCGATGGTGGACGGGGCGACCGGGGAGGTCGTGGTGGGCGCGGCCGTGGGCGTGGCCGCGGTCGGGGTGGAAACTAG
- a CDS encoding pentatricopeptide repeat protein (transcript_id=CADANIAT00006790), with the protein MKALPTNELEDLLTRRSNTRVRLANAMQPLYVLLRDRRIRPNTRHYKAVIQSNSDPEHGSSKTVRKLLVEMEKYNIPVDAGPLRAALLALAVHPDYLLRQDVLRALRDRWVTLSEDDWHYVVAGLIREQQFELALDHIAHMERKRIVVKDWLHSLLIYNLCDFNEFDLVRELMVVRLNQGHVMSRELRTYVLDSASKAHHYDLTSFIWRRIVELKNAAPPRGICEQVLEVAARHGDTQLKNAVVNMLEHNELELGYKDFLSLVRGHLAAGDLYSALEICTGTARGARMRCFKSIRVHCRENNIHPRDIWNTIKALKASGKVIQLEYAALVIELCEKAAARDPFVVDDGVNIYKGIYALCGRNPTLPMFNSLLAMCRAGNNVQSAVFFVKEMAKLGLVPNGETFEHLLFLCLKTGNFKSAYLYLDDLYKRGFKVRIRLRNEMLRLCAESDDEYAAKLLEHKEHPQLGKTAAQRERYKRQRAKYKERRKEKRKATSIAKAGEEEGWEDYEPSLSTPEDLVAKTEKVKTAVEQKPTET; encoded by the exons ATGAAGGCTCTTCCGACAAACGAGCTAGAGGACTTGCTCACAAGACGAAGCAACACGCGTGTGAGGCTGGCCAATGCGATGCAGCCACTATACGTCCTGTTACGGGACCGTCGAATTCGACCGAATACACGGCATTATAAGGCGGTTATACAGAGCAACTCAGATCCTGAGCATGGATCGTCTAAAACAGTGCGGAAGTTGCTTGTGGAAATGGAAAAGTATAACATTCCCGTTGACGCTGGCCCACTCCGTGCAGCACTGCTG GCGCTTGCTGTTCATCCCGACTATCTCCTGCGGCAGGACGTGTTGCGAGCCCTACGGGATCGATGGGTCACCCTCAGCGAGGATGACTGGCATTATGTGGTGGCGGGCTTGATCAGGGAGCAGCAATTTGAGCTGGCGCTCGATCATATTGCGCatatggagaggaagcgtATTGTGGTCAAGGACTGGCTTCACAGTCTTTTGATTTACAATCTCTGTGACTTCAACGAGTTTGACCTGGTTCGCGAGCTGATGGTGGTTCGCTTGAACCAGGGGCATGTTATGAGCCGAGAGCTTCGCACGTATGTTCTCGACTCAGCGAGCAAGGCTCACCACTATGATTTGACATCCTTTATCTGGAGGAGAATAGTGGAACTAAAGAACGCTGCCCCACCACGTGGCATCTGCGAGCAGGTTCTCGAGGTGGCTGCGCGCCATGGAGATACGCAGCTCAAGAACGCTGTAGTCAATATGCTCGAACACAatgagctggaacttggaTATAAAGatttcttgagcttggtcAGGGGACACCTTGCGGCCGGCGATCTGTATTCCGCGTTAGAAATATGTACGGGGACTGCCCGCGGTGCGCGAATGAGGTGTTTCAAGTCGATCCGAGTCCATTGTCGCGAGAATAACATCCACCCGCGAGATATCTGGAACACGATCAAGGCGTTGAAGGCATCGGGAAAAGTTATCCAGCTCGAATATGCCGCCTTAGTAATCGAACTGTGCGAGAAGGCCGCGGCCCGGGATCCGTTCGTTGTTGACGACGGAGTCAACATCTACAAGGGAATCTACGCCCTCTGCGGTCGGAACCCGACTCTGCCGATGTTCAACTCTCTGCTCGCCATGTGCCGAGCCGGCAACAACGTCCAGTCTGCCGTATTTTTCGTGAAGGAAATGGCGAAACTCGGCCTGGTCCCGAACGGGGAGACCTTTGAGCATCTGCTATTTCTTTGCTTGAAAACCGGCAACTTCAAGTCCGCCTATCTCTATTTGGATGACCTATACAAACGCGGGTTCAAAGTCCGAATCCGCCTACGTAATGAGATGCTGCGTCTGTGTGCGGAATCGGACGACGAGTATGCTGCCAAGCTATTGGAACACAAGGAACACCCGCAGCTTGGAAAAACCGCTGCACAGAGAGAACGGTACAAGAGACAGAGGGCGAAATacaaggagaggagaaaggagaagagaaaggcgaCGAGCATTGCGAAGGcgggtgaggaggaaggctggGAAGACTACGAGCCCAGTCTCAGCACGCCAGAGGATCTGGTGGCCAAGACCGAGAAGGTCAAGACGGCGGTGGAGCAGAAGCCTACAGAGACTTGA
- a CDS encoding uncharacterized protein (transcript_id=CADANIAT00006791): MHLSLSSTFATVALSVLSLTSTSAASLNLPKTAYRMPARTADPSNPALTWHVSQFDLGCSPGGCVYSFNILGHASENTPGFNTSCNGTSTQDDYAPCKDEGILAQIEPATYPNWTVSVQHQWREAMFEEYYAFGEKNVSVAGNSTRTFTIPVTSVYGVA, encoded by the coding sequence ATGCATCTCTCGctctcatcaacatttgccACTGTCGCGCTGTCCGTCCTCTCGTTGACGAGCACATCAGCCGCCTCCCTCAACCTCCCGAAGACTGCCTACCGCATGCCCGCGCGCACAGCGGACCCCTCAAACCCAGCATTAACATGGCACGTCTCGCAGTTCGACCTGGGCTGCTCTCCCGGCGGCTGCGTCTACAGCTTTAACATCCTGGGCCACGCCTCGGAAAATACACCCGGCTTCAACACGTCCTGCAATGGTACAAGCACGCAGGACGACTACGCGCCCTGCAAGGACGAGGGCATCCTCGCGCAGATCGAGCCGGCTACCTATCCCAATTGGACTGTCTCTGTACAGCACCAGTGGCGCGAGGCAATGTTCGAGGAGTATTATGCGTTTGGTGAGAAGAACGTCAGCGTTGCGGGCAACTCGACAAGGACCTTTACGATCCCCGTGACGAGTGTCTATGGGGTTGCTTAA
- a CDS encoding putative phosphatidylinositol-3,4,5-trisphosphate 3-phosphatase (transcript_id=CADANIAT00006792): MSHISCLSYTLLQTMHQYNLFAWDEPICTPYIVTIQCAPNDISVLAPVDHREGRAERVFRGKHVQIVILCTDSPRPNPLILLPASILRQLVAGPRLQHPETGLDLCYVADNSEPSPISTLSNAARYLPGRFILTPLKQLVNFLDSKHGADWCIWEFRAEGTGYPDSEVYGRIHHFPFPDHHPPPFALIPKVMASMRNWLQRLDGSGADGQENQRKGQRVAVVHCKAGKGRSGTMACSYLISQEGWKMEDALQRFTERRMRVGFGSGVSIPSQLRWVRYVERPVEILEIHVWGLRDGVKVVVEGFVEEGQKIKQFHLFRKDERTVMSDSTLQSQSSQRSSNTTSEDDEDNKVSSNNDNNSKINPKQKLNATKLSGTSNQVQEQQPISATESDSSLLSTTTPASNSASTTPTTTTTSQPPQKHTHAVFLRPSSPLILPSPDINIDFERRSKAASYTGLAMVTSIAHVWFNPYFEGGDKYDSGVFEIDWDAMDGIKGTSRKGIKALDRLKVVWRYADDDTTEVQNTHAQKRPVSRGVITEPKPGEPIPETRVKDWRLKDSHHGGGDETAEDKVDVDSSSSNDEGSVGTASEKEKENVPMAGGKSGG; encoded by the exons ATGAGCCACATCAGCTGTCTCTCCTATACTCTACTGCAGACAATGCATCAATATAATTTATTTGCATGGGACGAGCCTATATGTACCCCGTATATTGTAACTATACAATGCGCCCCCAATGACATCAGTGTCTTGGCGCCCGTTGACCATCGTGAAGGACGAGCCGAACGCGTCTTTAGAGGCAAGCACGTACAGATAGTGATCCTTTGTACAGACTCGCCTCGCCCTAATCCCCTAATCCTACTTCCA GCCTCAATTTTGCGACAGCTTGTAGCTGGACCGCGACTTCAACATCCAGAGACAGGTCTAGATCTTTGCTATGTCGCCGATAACAGTGAGCCAAGCCCCATCTCTACCCTATCCAACGCTGCTCGATACCTCCCTGGCCGGTTTATCCT GACACCGCTAAAGCAACTTGTCAATTTCCTCGACAGTAAACATGGCGCCGACTGGTGCATCTGGGAGTTCCGTGCCGAGGGCACTGGATACCCTGACTCGGAGGTCTACGGACGAATCCACCATTTCCCGTTCCCGGATCACCACCCGCCGCCATTTGCGCTGATTCCGAAGGTCATGGCTAGCATGCGAAACTGGTTGCAGCGGTTGGATGGGTCGGGAGCGGACGGACAGGAGAATCAGAGGAAGGGGCAACGGGTTGCAGTCGTGCATTGCAAAGCTGGTAAAGGGCGCAGCGGGACAATGGCGTGCTCGTACCTGATTAGCCAGGAGGggtggaagatggaggatgcGTTGCAACGGTTCACGGAGCGCCGGATGAGAGTAGGATTCGGGTCTGGCGTCAGTATACCCAGTCAGCTCAGATGGGTACG GTACGTTGAGCGGCCGGTTGAGATTCTTGAGATTCATGTTTGGGGTCTACGGGATGGAGTCAAGGTCGTGGTGGAGGGCTTCGTGGAGGAAGGACAGAAGATTAAGCAGTTTCACCTGTTTCGAAAGGATGAACGGACGGTCATGTCAGATAGTACCTTGCAGTCTCAGTCGTCCCAACGGTCGTCCAACACAACTagcgaagacgacgaagacaacAAAGTCAGCAGTAACAACGACAATAACAGCAAGATCAACCCCAAACAGAAACTCAACGCAACGAAACTCTCCGGCACCAGCAATCAGGTGCAGGAGCAACAACCCATCTCCGCCACTGAATCTGACTCTTCCCTCCTTTCGACCACGACACCCGCCTCCAATTCGGCTTCAACAACCCCTAcaacaacaaccacctcTCAACCGCCACAGAAACACACCCATGCCGTTTTCCTTCGCCCTTCCTCACCCCTCATCCTCCCCTCTCCCGACATAAATATCGACTTTGAGCGCCGGAGCAAAGCAGCCTCCTACACCGGCCTGGCTATGGTGACCTCAATAGCGCACGTCTGGTTCAACCCGTACTTTGAGGGCGGGGATAAATACGACTCCGGCGTCTTTGAAATCGACTGGGATGCTATGGACGGTATCAAGGGAACTTCTAGGAAGGGCATTAAGGCGCTGGATCGGCTGAAGGTTGTGTGGCGGTATGCGGATGATGATACGACGGAGGTTCAAAATACGCATGCGCAGAAGAGGCCGGTCTCTAGGGGCGTAATCACGGAGCCGAAGCCTGGAGAGCCGATTCCTGAGACTAGGGTGAAGGATTGGAGATTGAAGGATAGTCATCATGGGGGTGGAGATGAAACCGCAGAGGACAAAGTTGATGTTGATAGTAGTAGCAGTAATGATGAGGGTAGTGTTGGGACAGCGagcgagaaagagaaggaaaatgtTCCCATGGCGGGTGGAAAGTCCGGAGGGTAG
- a CDS encoding protein plaA (transcript_id=CADANIAT00006793) has protein sequence MGAARAFCIRFAPPAALIYVGGRVLWSIEAARNNSQLFLLHSDPKAAYSTTSTQCARGQVHHSVGEGRPGRSNTDRVEGSFHSSEPDSSIWSSMMQRFEGVKQSVGSPEWIELDQLKNYIIPDWTKFLPETVQKLQRELSMAPGSLADEIWREAHDPDLHPEILREATVRVGNSLCDDELEFRRKRKKHAVKALSAYLNIPEEDIHPDDVPIISMCGSGGGLRALVAGTGSYLATQEAGLWDCVTYTAGVSGSCWLQVLYHSSITGCNFTRLVAHLKNRLGVHMAFPPAALKLLTHAPTNKYLLSGLVQKLKGDPGADFGLVDIYGMLLAARLLVPKGELGASDFDLKLSNQARNIASGAHPLPIYTAVRHEIPILEEKAEKNEKPMPEDLIKESQSESWFQWFEFTPYEFFCEELNAGIPTWALGRHFNGGKNEVPAGTAPIPELHVGSLMGVWGSAFCATLSHYYKEIRPLLRGIAGFGGIDSLIQGKSKDLIRVHPIDPATIPNYVLGMKDQLPPSCPESIFQSQHLRLMDAGMSNNLPIYPLLRPGRDVDIIIAFDNSADIKQENWLSVVDGYARQRGIKGWPIGAGWPRAADTLKETEQSLREPENISEEALNRRVSEAQQSSTHEHAHSSSVTTKQTTTNPDFQPSPADTDLDYCNVWVGTMQERLSDKEPPPSKRLFDPRQSSSDPDHRESDFHLMRPDAGIAVVYFPLLPNSSAPDLPSSTSLTKPSPSDQHSGSENNSSAQDTIDTTKPLSPHPGTINPNVDDFLSTWNFVYTPEQIDAVVGLAKANFAQGEQQVKRVVRAVYERKKKDRLQREERMHGPHKTGLVLS, from the coding sequence ATGGGCGCTGCGAGGGCATTCTGTATTCGGTTTGCGCCTCCGGCCGCCCTGATTTATGTCGGGGGTCGTGTTCTCTGGTCAATCGAGGCAGCTCGGAACAATTCACAGCTATTCCTACTACATTCTGATCCGAAAGCAGCATACTCAACCACTTCAACGCAATGCGCCCGTGGGCAGGTCCACCACTCtgttggagaaggcaggCCCGGGCGGAGCAACACCGATCGCGTCGAGGGAAGCTTTCATAGCAGTGAACCAGACTCCTCTATCTGGTCAAGTATGATGCAGAGATTCGAAGGGGTTAAGCAGTCCGTCGGTTCACCTGAATGGATAgagctcgaccagctcaagaaCTACATAATTCCCGATTGGACGAAATTTCTCCCAGAAACAGTGCAGAAATTACAACGAGAACTTTCTATGGCCCCGGGTTCTCTGGCGGACGAAATCTGGAGAGAGGCTCACGATCCCGACCTGCATCCCGAAATACTCCGAGAGGCCACGGTCCGCGTTGGGAATAGCCTCTgcgatgatgagctggagttCAGGCgcaagcggaagaagcatgcGGTGAAGGCGCTGTCGGCCTACCTGAATATCCCTGAGGAGGACATACATCCAGATGATGTTCCCATCATCTCTATGTGCGGCTCCGGAGGCGGCCTGCGCGCGCTTGTCGCTGGTACTGGCTCGTATCTGGCCACACAAGAGGCTGGCCTCTGGGACTGTGTGACTTACACTGCTGGTGTTAGTGGCAGTTGCTGGCTTCAGGTCCTCTATCATTCTTCCATTACCGGGTGCAATTTTACTAGACTCGTGGCTCACCTGAAGAACAGGCTAGGGGTCCATATGGCATTTCCGCCGGCTGCACTTAAATTGCTCACGCATGCTCCAACCAATAAGTACCTCCTCAGTGGTCTGgtccagaagctgaaaggtGATCCTGGTGCGGACTTTGGTCTGGTCGACATTTACGGCATGCTGTTAGCAGCAAGATTGCTTGTACCCAAGGGGGAGCTAGGAGCCTccgacttcgacctcaaaCTGTCAAACCAGGCCCGCAATATTGCCAGTGGAGCTCACCCGCTTCCCATCTATACTGCTGTCCGCCATGAGATTCCAattttggaagagaaagcggaaaagaacgaaaagcCAATGCCTGAAGATCTTATCAAAGAATCGCAAAGCGAGTCATGGTTTCAATGGTTTGAATTCACCCCGTATGAATTTTTCTGCGAGGAACTCAACGCTGGAATACCTACTTGGGCCCTTGGGAGACATTTCAATGGTGGAAAGAACGAGGTACCTGCTGGGACGGCTCCCATTCCTGAGCTCCATGTCGGCAGTTTGATGGGAGTATGGGGCAGCGCGTTTTGCGCAACGCTCTCGCATTACTACAAGGAAATCCGTCCACTTCTTAGGGGCATCGCCGGGTTTGGAGGTATTGATTCTCTAATTCAGGGCAAGTCTAAAGACCTCATCCGCGTCCATCCCATTGATCCGGCAACGATACCAAACTATGTGCTAGGGATGAAGGACCAGCTGCCTCCATCCTGTCCAGAATCCATCTTTCAAAGCCAACATCTGCGACTTATGGATGCAGGAATGAGCAACAACCTCCCAATATACCCATTGCTCCGACCCGGTCGAGACGTTGATATTATCATCGCCTTCGATAACTCGGCCGACATCAAGCAAGAAAATTGGCTATCTGTTGTGGACGGCTATGCACGTCAACGGGGCATCAAGGGCTGGCCTATTGGAGCCGGCTGGCCCAGAGCAGCCGACACTCTGAAAGAGACAGAACAGAGCCTGCGCGAACCAGAAAACATTTCCGAAGAAGCCCTAAACAGAAGAGTCTCAGAAGCCCAACAGTCCTCTACTCATGAGCATGCTCACTCTTCATCAGTCACCACTAAACAAACCACAACCAATCCAGACTTCCAACCTTCTCCCGCAGACACAGACCTAGACTACTGTAACGTCTGGGTCGGCACCATGCAAGAGAGACTCTCCGACAAAGAACCACCCCCTTCTAAACGCCTCTTCGACCCCCGTCAATCCTCCTCCGACCCAGACCACCGCGAATCCGACTTTCATCTCATGCGTCCAGATGCCGGCATCGCAGTCGTCTACTTCCCCCTCCTCCCTAACTCCTCCGCACCAGAcctcccctcttccacctccctcacAAAACCCTCACCATCCGACCAACACTCTGGCTCTGAGAACAATTCATCCGCTCAGGACACAATTGACACCACTAAACCGCTTTCCCCGCACCCAGGCACCATCAACCCAAACGTCGACGACTTCCTCTCAACTTGGAACTTTGTCTACACGCCTGAGCAGATTGATGCGGTTGTGGGACTGGCTAAGGCGAACTTTGCGCAGGGCGAGCAGCAGGTTAAGCGGGTTGTTCGGGCAGTTtatgagcggaagaagaaggatcgCTTGCAGAGGGAGGAAAGAATGCATGGTCCGCATAAGACGGGGCTGGTGCTGAGTTGA
- a CDS encoding protein exo70 (transcript_id=CADANIAT00006794) has product MVAPRDTAFAEESAEVEVLYANLEKLKRLTKKIQGSLVRLETGGNVVKHAIGPIYSNTQSLQITNNNIDRVIEAIERLRQPLDAKNREEGVIRAGPQPNNLPQYLAAMRGVNDALMDLTSTNLKSNQKAISEFTSLLGIGNSKLQDLLRLKLGEHVSPIEPLHYLTKDLPFPTIPEDRIAEIAPICAAINSAAVHVPHRGEGGSPALKIYADVRGPYISTSAQNLAIASLNTLKRRVDDESPYKQGTNGIGTYSDALENFIYAEWEAIKRIFTGDHRGLALQMTCRSAIAEYSKTIRELNDYIRTNLLTDCFLAFEIIDIVTAKSYDIELKTGELKSLFLEALRPVRETAKYSLAELLEETKRRAQAIPMLPPNGAPTPLVDKVMRSLIELTGYQKPLASILTSLGDGNWRSTSASSMNTPLDVNPDSDVLFSHFILDVIETLLIALEARARQLHRTKAAQGVFLSNVFCLVDRAIRSSPELARFLGSPDSVSRIDTFRKRATSTYLDAWKETSHYLLDVQYTSHTRGGSRPQSGGAVDSSAIVKSLSSRDKDAIKDKFKAFNASFDDLVARHKSFYMEREVRSVLAREVQAVLEPLYARFYDRYHELDKGRGKYTKYDKGSLSAQLASLQ; this is encoded by the exons ATGGTTGCGCCTAGGGACACGGCTTTTGCCGAAGAAAGTGCTGAAGTGGAGGTGCTGTACGCCAAccttgagaagctcaagcgcCTCACAAAGAAGATCCAAGGGTCGCTCGTACGCCTCGAAACGGGCGGAAATGTCGTCAAGCATGCAATCGGACCTATATATAGCAACACACAATCGCTTCAGATAACGAATAATAACATCGACCGGGTTATTGAAGCCATCGAACGCCTCCGGCAGCCACTGGATGCGAAGAATCGAGAAGAAGGGGTCATTCGGGCTGG GCCGCAGCCGAACAACTTGCCGCAGTATCTGGCGGCAATGAGAGGTGTGAACGATGCGTTGATGGACCTCACCTCCACGAATTTGAAATCAAATCAGAAGGCTATCAGCGAGTTCACGTCTCTATTGGGTATTGGCAACTCCAAGTTACAAGATCTGCTGCGACTGAAACTGGGCGAGCATGTCAGCCCGATTGAGCCGCTGCACTATTTGACCAAGG ACCTTCCATTCCCAACGATCCCGGAAGACAGGATTGCGGAAATTGCACCTATCTGTGCAGCGATAAATTCGGCAGCAGTACATGTCCCGCATCGTGGCGAAGGTGGCAGCCCTGCCCTTAAGATCTACGCTGATGTTAGAGGCCCGTATATTAGCACGAGCGCGCAAAACCTGGCCATCGCATCTCTCAATACTCTGAAGCGAAGAGTAGATGACGAGTCGCCATATAAGCAAGGTACTAATGGTATCGGAACCTACTCCGATGCCTTGGAGAACTTCATATACGCCGAATGGGAGGCCATTAAGCGAATTTTTACGGGAGACCATCGGGGACTGGCTTTGCAAATGACGTGCCGCTCTGCGATCGCGGAATATTCAAAAACTATACGGGAACTAAACGATTATATTCGTACGAACCTCCTCACCGACTGCTTTTTAGCTTTCGAGatcatcgacatcgtcaCAGCCAAGTCTTACGATATAGAGTTAAAGACGGGCGAACTCAAGAGTTTGTTCCTGGAGGCATTGAGGCCTGTCCGGGAGACCGCCAAATATTCTCTGGCGGAGCttttggaagagacaaaACGTAGGGCACAGGCTATTCCCATGCTTCCACCAAATGGCGCTCCCACCCCTCTTGTCGATAAGGTTATGCGCTCCCTTATCGAGCTTACAGGGTACCAGAAGCCTCTGGCTTCTATCTTAACTTCGCTAGGAGACGGAAATTGGCGTTCaacctcagcatcatcaatgAATACTCCTTTGGATGTCAATCCAGACAGTGATGTGCTGTTTTCACATTTCATTCTCGATGTGATAGAAACGCTGCTGATTGCTTTGGAGGCTCGGGCTCGCCAATTGCACCGGACAAAAGCTGCTCAGGGTGTCTTTCTTTCAAACGTCTTCTGCCTTGTGGACCGCGCTATACGCTCAAGCCCAGAACTTGCAAGATTCCTCGGTTCTCCAGATAGCGTTTCTAGGATCGACACGTTCCGCAAGCGCGCAACGTCAACATACCTGGATGCTTGGAAGGAGACGTCGCATTACCTGCTCGACGTCCAGTACACGTCTCACACTAGGGGTGGCAGTCGACCTCAATCGGGTGGCGCTGTCGATTCTAGCGCGATTGTCAAGTCGTTGTCATCCCGTGACAAGGACGCAATTAAGGACAAGTTCAAAGCCTTCAATGCAAGCTTCGACGACCTCGTGGCGCGTCACAAGTCTTTTTATATGGAGCGGGAAGTACGGAGTGTGCTCGCTCGCGAGGTGCAAGCGGTGCTCGAGCCGCTATATGCACGGTTCTATGATCGGTATCACGAACTCGATAAAGGCCGTGGCAAATATACGAAGTATGACAAGGGCAGTCTATCTGCGCAGCTTGCATCGTTGCAATGA
- the ade13 gene encoding adenylosuccinase ADE13 (transcript_id=CADANIAT00006795), producing MSSSNDVYQTPLNSRYASDEMKYLFSPRNRFSTWRQLWLWLAEAEKELGLPITDEAIEQMRKHTTINDEEFKVAAEEEKRRRHDVMAHVHAYGQVAPAAAGIIHWGATSCYCTDNADLIFLRDGLNILIPKLAVVIDKLSAFAKQYKDLPCLGFTHGQPAQLVTVGKRACLWIQDLLMDLRNLERARDDLRFRGVKGTTGTQASFLQIFNGDHDKVEQLDELVTKKAGFDSAFIISSQTYSRKIDVDVANALGSFGSTCERIGIDIRHLAMLKEVEEPFEKDQIGSSAMAYKRNPMRSERLCSLGRHLQNLPKDALDTYSAQWFERSLLLMADKDDSAIRRISIPELYLCADACLILLNNVTSGFVVYPEVIKRRVNDELPFMATENVIMACVKKGLSRQDAHEEIRVLSHQASDNVKKHGKNNDLLDRIRRTEFFAPILGELDALLDPSTFVGRAPQQVEKFTSTEVKKALQPYETYLATAETSALHV from the exons ATGTCTTCAAGCAATGATGTGTACCAGACGCCTCTCAACTCGCGATATGCAA GTGATGAGATGAAGtatctcttctctcccaggAATAGGTTCTCTACATGGAGACAGTTGTGGCTGTGGCTTGCAGAGGCTGAGAAAG AGCTTGGCTTGCCCATCACCGATGAAGCCATTGAGCAGATGCGGAAACACACCACGATCAATGACGAAGAGTTcaaggttgctgctgaggaggagaagcgccgAAGACACGATGTCATGGCCCATGTCCACGCTTACGGCCAAGTTGCCcccgcagctgctggaatCATCCACTGGGGTGCGACTTCCTGTTACTGCACTGATAATGCCGACCTGATATTCCTGCGTGATGGCCTGAACATCCTCATTCCCAAGTTGGCGGTTGTCATCGATAAGCTGTCTGCCTTTGCTAAGCAGTACAAGGATCTGCCCTGCCTTGGTTTCACCCATGGACAGCCTGCACAGCTCGTCACTGTTGGAAAACGTGCGTGCCTGTGGATTCAAGACTTGCTGATGGATCTGAGAAACCTCGAAAGGGCGCGCGATGATCTGCGTTTCCGTGGTGTCAAGGGCACAACGGGTACACAGGCGTCGTTTCTTCAAATTTTCAACGGAGATCACGACAAGGTCGAGCAATTGGATGAACTCGTTACTAAGAAGGCCGGCTTTGATTCTGCTTTCATCATCTCAAGTCAAACTTACTCTCGCAAGATCGATGTTGACGTAGCTAACGCCTTGGGCTCCTTTGGTTCCACCTGCGAGCGCATTGGTATTGATATCCGCCACTTGGCCATGCtcaaggaggttgaggaacCCTTTGAGAAGGATCAGATTGGCAGCAGTGCGATG GCTTACAAGCGAAACCCTATGCGGTCCGAGCGCCTGTGCTCGCTGGGCAGGCACCTTCAGAACCTCCCCAAGGACGCCCTGGACACCTACTCCGCTCAGTGGTTTGAACGTTCATTG CTACTAATGGCCGATAAGGATGACAGCGCCATCCGCCGGATCAGTATCCCCGAGCTTTACCTCTGCGCTGACGCGTGCCTCATCCTCTTGA ACAACGTAACTTCCGGATTCGTGGTGTACCCTGAAGTCATCAAGCGCCGTGTGAACGATGAGCTTCCATTTATGGCAAC TGAGAAC GTTATCATGGCCTGCGTGAAGAAGGGACTTTCCCGCCAGGACGCCCATGAGGAAATTC GTGTCCTCTCACACCAAGCCTCCGACAACGTTAAGAAGCACGGCAAGAATAAcgacctcctcgaccgcATCCGCCGCACCGAGTTCTTCGCGCCTATCCTCGGCGAGCTCGACGCTCTCCTCGACCCCAGCACCTTTGTCGGCCGTGCCCCTCAACAGGTCGAGAAATTCACCTCGAccgaggtcaagaaggcccTGCAGCCCTACGAGACTTATCTCGCTACTGCCGAGACCTCTGCGCTTCACGTTTAA